A single region of the Musa acuminata AAA Group cultivar baxijiao chromosome BXJ1-11, Cavendish_Baxijiao_AAA, whole genome shotgun sequence genome encodes:
- the LOC135596733 gene encoding LRR receptor-like serine/threonine-protein kinase GSO2, with product MSSLLPSLGFLCYLLSFPPRKRRKQALPRLIPFPFILFSESAPAQRGLPLAAMGSASPRSHGLLFSLLLLLSFVVHQRSVRGSDELRALMELKVSLDPENRLLTSWTSEGEPCRGDFEGVACDESGKVANISLQGRGLSGSIAPVLAELEGLTGLYLHFNKISGVIPREIGNLSRLSDLYLNVNNLSGSIPKEIGNMGGLQVLQLSNNKLSGSVPPKLALLKNLNMLALQSNHLNGAIPATLGDLTELTWLDVSFNQLFGSIPVKLSQLPQLTVLDVQSNLLSGNVPSELKKLGGNFKYGNNTDLCGTGFTDLRACTSADLLNASRPEPFSAGLAPQDIPQSVNISADCSATHCSSSSKSTNVVIVVATTIVVFGVMVCGLMAFLWFRLRKQKIGGLFEVSNGLLSADPTKFSYRAASPLISLEYSSHWDPMTDERSGGINGLSQEVSQIYRFNLEEVECATQYFSEVNLLGKKSSFAATYKGILRDGTQIAVKRINKTSCKSEEAEFLKGLRTLTLLRHENLVGLRGFCYSRARGECFLIYDFVANGSLSEYLDVKGDGIHKVLDWPMRVSIIKGIAKGIEYLHGDRANKPSLLHQNLSAAKVLIDHQFNPLLSGSGLHKLLADDVVFSSLKTSAAMGYMAPEYATVGRFSEKSDVYAFGVIVFQILTGNTRTSHLRPEAESGKLEDLIDENLQGNYSKPEAATLVGIALLCTSEVPSQRPTMEAVLQEMSSGSNCCCRQI from the exons ATGTCTTCTTTACTCCCCTCCCTTGGCTTTCTCTGCTACCTTCTTTCCTTCCCAccgagaaaaagaagaaagcaagCCCTCCCACGCTTGATTCCTTTTCCCTTCATCCTCTTCTCCGAGAGCGCCCCGGCCCAGAGAGGTCTTCCCCTTGCTGCAATGGGCTCAGCTTCACCCCGCAGCCATGgccttctcttctccctcctcctcctcctctccttcgtCGTCCACCAGAGGTCAGTGCGTGGGAGTGATGAGCTGAGAGCTCTCATGGAGTTGAAGGTCTCTTTGGACCCGGAGAACAGGCTCCTCACCTCGTGGACCAGCGAGGGGGAGCCCTGCCGAGGTGACTTCGAGGGGGTGGCCTGCGACGAGAGCGGGAAGGTGGCCAACATCTCTCTCCAGGGGAGGGGGCTCTCGGGCTCCATCGCTCCGGTGCTGGCGGAGCTCGAGGGCCTCACGGGGCTCTACCTTCATTTCAACAAGATCTCCGGGGTGATTCCGAGAGAGATCGGGAACCTGTCTCGGCTGAGTGATCTCTATCTCAACGTCAATAACCTCTCAGGCAGCATCCCGAAGGAGATTGGCAACATGGGTGGCCTCCAAG TCCTCCAGCTTTCTAATAACAAGCTGTCTGGGAGCGTACCCCCCAAGCTGGCGCTTCTGAAGAATCTCAACATGCTCGCCCTGCAATCAAATCACCTAAATGGAGCAATACCTGCGACCTTGGGAGATTTAACCGAGTTGACATGGTTGGATGTGAGCTTCAACCAGCTTTTCGGTTCAATACCCGTCAAGCTATCTCAGCTTCCTCAGCTGACAGTATTAGATGTTCAAAGCAACTTGCTTTCCGGCAACGTGCCTTCAG AACTCAAGAAATTGGGCGGAAACTTCAAATATGGGAACAACACTGATCTGTGTGGAACTGGATTCACCGATCTGAGGGCTTGCACTTCTGCTGACCTCCTCAATGCGAGCAGACCTGAACCATTTAGCGCCGGCCTGGCACCTCAGGACATTCCACAATCTGTTAATATCTCTGCAGATTGCAGTGCAACCCACTGCTCCAGCTCTTCCAAGTCCACCAACGTAGTGATCGTCGTCGCGACCACCATAGTTGTCTTTGGAGTTATGGTTTGTGGACTAATGGCCTTCCTCTGGTTCCGGCTCCGGAAGCAAAAGATCGGTGGTCTGTTTGAGGTCTCAAACGGTCTGCTTAGCGCTGATCCGACCAAGTTCTCCTATCGAGCTGCTTCTCCACTGATTAGCCTCGAGTACTCCAGCCACTGGGATCCTATGACCGATGAGAGGAGCGGCGGCATTAATGGGCTCTCTCAGGAGGTGTCTCAGATCTACAGGTTCAATCTGGAGGAGGTGGAGTGCGCGACTCAGTACTTTTCGGAGGTCAACTTGCTCGGGAAGAAGAGTAGCTTTGCAGCCACATACAAGGGGATACTGCGAGATGGAACCCAGATCGCAGTCAAGAGAATCAACAAGACCAGTTGCAAGTCGGAGGAAGCTGAGTTCCTGAAGGGGCTGAGGACACTGACGTTGCTGAGGCATGAGAATCTTGTTGGATTGAGGGGCTTCTGCTACTCGAGAGCGAGAGGGGAATGCTTCCTTATTTATGATTTCGTTGCTAATGGGAGCCTGTCGGAGTATCTGGATGTGAAGGGAGATGGGATTCACAAGGTTCTCGACTGGCCTATGAGAGTCTCTATCATCAAAGGCATTGCCAAAG GCATCGAGTATTTGCACGGCGACAGAGCAAACAAGCCATCTCTGCTCCACCAAAACTTATCGGCAGCCAAGGTTCTCATCGACCATCAATTCAACCCTTTGCTCTCTGGCTCTGGCCTGCACAAGTTACTGGCAGACGACGTGGTGTTCTCGTCCCTCAAAACAAGTGCTGCCATGGGTTACATGGCTCCCGAGTACGCCACCGTCGGCCGGTTCTCGGAGAAGAGTGATGTGTATGCCTTCGGGGTCATCGTGTTCCAAATCCTCACCGGCAACACGAGGACGTCTCACTTGAGACCGGAAGCTGAGTCTGGTAAACTCGAAGACCTCATCGATGAGAACCTCCAGGGCAACTACTCTAAGCCGGAGGCAGCTACATTAGTAGGCATTGCATTGCTCTGCACTAGCGAGGTCCCGAGTCAAAGGCCCACGATGGAGGCAGTGCTTCAAGAGATGAGCAGCGGCAGCAACTGCTGTTGCAGACAGATCTAA
- the LOC135596734 gene encoding uncharacterized protein LOC135596734: MKLVWCPENAAKAYIDAVKALADRDLEETNVAELVAAMAGGWRAQLIVEAWSRDAGAATGVGLRAAARHARGRHVCVVPDEQSAAAYVEAMRRAGAAAVAGSVVVGEAEEAMRELEGVDLMVVDCRRRDAGRVLREVRPGPRGMVVVRKGADRRRGGAAAVFGSGTRVVRSTYLPIGSGVEVLHVGVGKGPSLGGDRPRWVRHFDHYTKEEHVFRRRR, translated from the coding sequence ATGAAGCTGGTTTGGTGCCCGGAGAACGCCGCCAAGGCCTACATCGACGCCGTGAAGGCCCTCGCCGATCGGGACCTGGAGGAGACCAACGTTGCCGAGTTGGTCGCTGCCATGGCCGGAGGTTGGAGGGCTCAGCTCATCGTGGAAGCATGGTCTCGCGACGCCGGCGCCGCCACCGGCGTCGGGCTGCGAGCTGCCGCTAGGCACGCGCGAGGTCGACACGTGTGTGTCGTCCCTGACGAGCAGTCGGCGGCGGCATACGTGGAGGCGATGCGGCGTGCGGGAGCTGCGGCGGTGGCGGGGTCGGTGGTGGTGGGGGAGGCAGAGGAGGCCATGCGGGAGCTGGAGGGGGTGGACCTTATGGTGGTGGACTGCCGGCGCAGGGACGCGGGGAGGGTGTTGAGGGAGGTACGGCCGGGGCCGAGGGGGATGGTGGTGGTGCGCAAGGGAGCGGACAGGCGGCGGGGCGGGGCTGCCGCGGTGTTCGGCTCGGGGACGAGGGTGGTGCGGTCGACGTACCTGCCGATAGGCAGCGGCGTGGAGGTGCTGCATGTCGGCGTCGGGAAGGGGCCGAGCTTGGGCGGCGACCGACCACGGTGGGTCAGGCACTTCGATCATTACACCAAGGAGGAGCATGTGTTCCGGAGGAGGCGGTGA
- the LOC135596735 gene encoding IRK-interacting protein-like: protein MLSPLSSPSSSSLAPPPPRSPAFMPIVEHQKEEQQEEAAGVRFSAYVHKPTPLHPSIVGSSTVTTPPALTTRRPSRTRGQDDGEAVYVSCDKCRPTSRDKLISVVPLDNAAGHKHSPAGSSSPGPGGLLRSLFLSVTRRSPTAAAGVASTASAASAVREDQWRLVAAELSRKLLHATRKRDEALLEASRLEYSLTELERKIDRLESHCRDLRASIQPGPALGPSTAPFPTEAFHVAIADARAAVRQLARSLIAHVRLGPPGSRSSDRLTALIQHDDPWAAVQWRRNPGGLLFHMEALLSQAFYAGFEEDDEEEARLIDPAARCEASRAGYEAVRGLGWDEVLCKGTRHYSEGLSRFCDRKMSEVVGVVGWDRAWPEGLLQAFFEAAKGAWVVRLMARSVHPALPVLRADQGARFDCRFMEDVAADRVRRLTPANVRMMVAPGFHVYNAGGGGVVKCTVLCAYNSCNSE from the exons ATGCTCTCTCCTCTCTCAtcaccttcctcttcttccctcgccCCTCCGCCTCCTCGCTCTCCGGCTTTCATGCCT ATCGTGGAACACCAGAAAGAAGAGCAGCAGGAGGAAGCCGCGGGAGTGAGATTTAGTGCTTACGTGCACAAGCCCACTCCACTCCACCCCTCCATCGTAGGTTCGTCGACGGTGACCACCCCACCAGCTCTCACCACGCGGCGGCCATCCCGGACCAGAGGCCAGGACGATGGCGAGGCCGTGTACGTCTCCTGCGACAAGTGCCGCCCCACCTCCCGCGACAAGCTCATCTCCGTTGTCCCCCTCGACAACGCCGCCGGACACAAGCATTCCCCCGCGGGCTCTTCTTCCCCTGGCCCCGGCGGCCTCCTTCGCTCATTGTTCCTATCTGTCACCCGCCGGAGCCCCACCGCTGCTGCCGGCGTCGCATCAACCGCCTCGGCGGCCTCCGCTGTCCGTGAAGACCAGTGGCGTCTCGTGGCGGCGGAACTGTCCAGGAAGCTCCTCCACGCCACGCGGAAACGCGACGAAGCCCTCCTCGAGGCTTCTCGCCTCGAGTATTCCCTCACCGAGCTGGAGCGCAAGATCGACCGCCTCGAATCTCATTGCCGCGACCTCCGGGCTTCCATCCAACCTGGCCCTGCTCTCGGCCCCTCCACGGCTCCCTTCCCGACGGAGGCCTTCCACGTAGCCATCGCCGACGCACGCGCTGCCGTCCGCCAGCTCGCCCGCTCTCTCATCGCGCATGTCCGACTCGGCCCACCCGGGTCGCGGTCCTCCGACCGGTTGACGGCGTTGATCCAGCACGACGACCCCTGGGCCGCCGTCCAATGGCGGAGGAACCCCGGCGGCTTGCTGTTCCACATGGAGGCGCTACTGAGCCAGGCATTCTACGCCGGGTTCGAGGAGGACGACGAAGAGGAGGCGAGGCTGATCGACCCGGCGGCCCGGTGCGAGGCGAGCCGGGCGGGGTACGAGGCGGTCCGGGGGCTGGGATGGGACGAGGTGCTCTGCAAGGGAACGCGGCACTACAGTGAGGGGCTGAGTCGGTTCTGCGACCGGAAGATGAGCGAGGTGGTGGGGGTGGTGGGGTGGGACCGGGCGTGGCCGGAGGGGCTGCTACAGGCCTTCTTCGAGGCGGCGAAGGGGGCATGGGTGGTGCGGCTCATGGCGCGGTCCGTTCACCCGGCGCTGCCAGTGCTGAGGGCGGACCAGGGGGCGCGGTTCGACTGCCGGTTCATGGAGGACGTCGCGGCTGACCGGGTCCGGCGGCTGACCCCGGCGAACGTGCGGATGATGGTGGCACCGGGGTTCCACGTGTACAACGCCGGCGGCGGTGGGGTGGTCAAGTGCACGGTGCTCTGCGCCTACAACAGCTGTAACAGCGAATGA
- the LOC103970096 gene encoding deoxyribodipyrimidine photo-lyase, producing MAPAIVAPTATPAPFHPDRVRVLKPGSPSPSGPVVYWMFRDQRATNNWALIHAAALAARSDAPLAVAFCLSHRFLGAHARQLGFMLRGLRHLRGRLAALGLPFFLLRGDAPDALPGFLSRLGASALVADFSPLRPVRAWKDALCERLPAAVAVHEVDAHNVVPVWVASDKLEYGAKTIRPKIHRLLTEYLVEFPQLPPSAVPWTGEAPPEIDWDELINEALREAGEVPEIGWCEPGEEAAMEALMGRKDGFLTKRLKHYDSDRNDPVKSRALSGLSPYLHFGQISAQRCALEAWKFRKSYRQSVDAFLEELIVRRELADNFCYYQPHYDSLQGAWEWACKTLMDHAADKREHIYTKEQLEKAETADPLWNASQLEMVYHGKMHGFMRMYWAKKILEWTNGPEEALSIAIYLNDKYELDGRDPNGYVGCMWSICGVHDQGWKERPVFGKIRYMNYAGCKRKFNVDGYIAYVKKLVGETKKRKSDDHSSPAVKHSKT from the exons ATGGCACCGGCCATCGTCGCACCCACCGCCACACCCGCCCCCTTCCACCCGGATCGGGTCCGGGTCCTCAAGCCCGGCTCGCCCTCCCCCTCCGGCCCGGTCGTGTACTGGATGTTCCGCGACCAGCGGGCCACCAACAACTGGGCCCTCATCCACGCGGCCGCTCTCGCTGCCCGATCCGATGCTCCACTCGCTGTCGCCTTCTGCCTCTCTCACCGCTTCCTCGGCGCCCACGCTCGCCAGCTTGGCTTCATGCTCCGCGGCCTCCGCCACCTCCGCGGGCGCCTCGCTGCCCTCGGCCTGCCTTTCTTCCTCCTCCGCGGCGACGCCCCCGACGCCCTCCCCGGCTTCCTGAGCCGCCTCGGTGCCTCCGCCCTCGTTGCCGATTTCTCCCCCCTCCGGCCCGTCCGCGCCTGGAAGGACGCGCTCTGCGAGCGCCTCCCCGCCGCCGTCGCCGTCCACGAGGTCGACGCCCATAACGTTGTCCCCGTCTGGGTCGCCTCCGACAAGCTCGAATACGGTGCCAAGACCATTCGCCCTAAGATCCACCGCCTCCTCACGGAGTACCTTGTCGAATTCCCCCAGCTCCCGCCGTCCGCCGTACCGTGGACCGGGGAAGCGCCACCGGAGATCGACTGGGACGAGCTCATCAACGAAGCCCTCAG GGAGGCAGGGGAAGTGCCAGAAATCGGGTGGTGCGAACCAGGGGAGGAGGCAGCGATGGAGGCGCTGATGGGGCGCAAAGATGGGTTCTTGACAAAGAGGTTGAAGCACTACGACAGTGATCGGAACGATCCGGTGAAGTCGAGGGCGTTGTCGGGGCTCTCCCCTTACCTGCACTTTGGGCAAATCTCGGCTCAGCGATGTGCTCTAGAGGCTTGGAAGTTCAGAAAATCTTATCGTCAG TCGGTTGATGCATTCTTGGAGGAGTTGATTGTGAGGAGGGAGCTAGCAGATAATTTTTGCTATTACCAGCCTCATTATGATTCATTGCAAGGTGCATGGGAATGGGCTTGCAAGACCTTGATGGATCACGCTGCAGATAAACGAGAACATATTTATAC GAAGGAGCAGCTGGAGAAAGCAGAAACTGCTGATCCT CTCTGGAATGCCTCGCAACTCGAGATGGTTTACCATGGAAAAATGCATGGGTTCATGCG GATGTATTGGGCCAAGAAAATCCTTGAATGGACAAATGGACCAGAAGAAGCACTTTCAATAGCAATTTATTTAAATGACAAG TATGAGCTAGATGGTAGAGATCCGAATGGCTATGTTGGTTGCATGTGGTCCATATGCGGAGTCCATGATCAG GGCTGGAAGGAGAGACCAGTCTTTGGAAAAATACGTTACATGAATTATGCAGGCTGCAAAAGAAAATTCAATGTGGATGGATACATAGCATATGTGAAAAAACTGGTCGGTGAAACAAAGAAGAGGAAGTCAGATGACCATTCGAGTCCTGCAGTGAAACATTCCAAAACTTGA
- the LOC135596736 gene encoding uncharacterized protein LOC135596736: MATTDFASFSVPLLSTIVGGVLILLFFADYFRRKRAEISTIAAAQSPQQPDATKPPPSSSSSAVASKKTHRQRHHSHSATDKDQNRKHHHLDVNTLKGHGDSVTAICFSSDGHSLATACADGAIRVFRLDDASSKSFKFLRLNLPAGAHPTAIAFSEGSSSVVVAAQMLSGSSLFMYGDVGPKPSAEGKQQAKLPLPEIKWEHQKIHDQGSVLNLSAVPATYGTADGSIIIASCSEGTSIKLWHGKSGKELGTVDTNQLKNNMATLSPNGRFLAAAAFTADVKVWEIVYSKDGSVKEVLKVMQLKGHKSAVTCLCFTHNSEQIITASKDGSLRVWNINVRYHLDEDPKTLKVLPIPLHDSKGAVSNYNHISISPDGKILATICGSTLQWLCAGTGSVLDTADKAHEGDITGIAWAPQSVPVGGAPTMVLATAGADKKVKLWLAPESNPSR, translated from the exons ATGGCGACGACAGACTTCGCTTCCTTCTCTGTGCCCCTTCTCTCCACCATCGTCGGCGGCGTCCTTATCCTCCTCTTCTTTGCTGATTACTTCCGCCGCAAGAGAGCCGAGATCTCCACCATCGCTGCCGCCCAATCTCCTCAGCAACCGGACGCCACCAAACCTCCGCCCTCCTCGTCTTCCTCCGCCGTCGCCTCCAAGAAAACGCATCGTCAAAGGCACCATTCCCACTCCGCCACCGATAAG GATCAGAACCGAAAGCATCATCATCTCGATGTCAACACCTTGAAAGGCCACGGCGACTCGGTCACCGCCATCTGCTTCTCCTCGGACGGCCATAGCCTCGCCACCG CCTGCGCGGATGGTGCGATTAGGGTTTTCAGGCTGGATGACGCCTCCAGTAAGAGTTTCAA GTTTCTGAGGTTAAACTTGCCAGCTGGGGCTCATCCGACAGCCATTGCATTCTCCGAGGGGTCTTCTTCGGTGGTCGTGGCAGCTCAGATGCTTTCAGGTTCGTCTCTTTTCATGTATGGGGACGTAGGCCCCAAGCCCTCTGCTGAAGGCAAGCAACAGGCAAAGCTTCCCCTTCCTGAGATCAAGTGGGAGCACCAGAAGATCCATGATCAAGGCTCCGTGCTGAATCTTTCTGCAGTTCCTGCAACATATGGTACTGCAGATGGGAGCATAATCATCGCTTCGTGCTCTGAGG GGACTAGCATCAAACTTTGGCATGGAAAAAGTGGGAAAGAGCTGGGAACTGTTGATACAAACCAGCTCAAAAACAACATGGCTACATTATCTCCGAATGGACGTTTTCTAGCTGCTGCAGCATTTACTGCTGATGTGAAG GTTTGGGAGATTGTCTATTCTAAAGATGGGTCTGTGAAGGAGGTCTTGAAAGTTATGCAGCTCAAGGGACACAAG AGTGCAGTGACTTGCTTGTGCTTCACACATAACTCAGAGCAGATAATCACAGCTTCGAAAGATGGTTCTCTACGAGTCTGGAACATTAACG TTCGGTATCATCTTGATGAGGATCCAAAGACCTTGAAGGTGCTTCCAATTCCACTTCATGATTCCAAAGGGGCTGTTTCTAACTATAACCATATTAGTATTTCACCTGATGGAAAAATTTTGGCCACGATTTGTGGATCTACTTTGCAATGGTTGTGTGCTGGGACTGGGAGTGTTTTGGATACAGCTGATAAAGCCCATGAAG GTGACATTACTGGGATTGCCTGGGCTCCTCAATCAGTTCCAGTCG GTGGTGCACCTACCATGGTTTTAGCTACAGCTGGTGCTGACAAAAAGGTCAAACTATGGTTAGCTCCAGAAAGTAATCCTTCTCGATAA